In the Helicobacter typhlonius genome, one interval contains:
- the hisA gene encoding 1-(5-phosphoribosyl)-5-[(5-phosphoribosylamino)methylideneamino]imidazole-4-carboxamide isomerase has translation MALDIYPAIDLKEGKAVRLFKGDMQSATIYGEALDFAKKFEDMGAKYLHIVDLNGAFAGKPQNLKVIEQILYSTSLKVQLGGGIRNEESIRTYTQMGVSRVILGSVAMKDWNFTKRMAQVYPIAVGIDARDGKVATQGWAQESSMDSNELAKKFAGSAVEAIICTDINRDGALSGINVSFTENIASNSGIYTIASGGFASIDELNALSKNPHISGVIIGKAFYEGKIDIKQALRLYAH, from the coding sequence ATGGCGCTTGATATTTATCCCGCGATTGATTTAAAAGAGGGTAAGGCGGTTAGGCTTTTTAAGGGAGATATGCAGAGTGCTACTATCTATGGCGAGGCATTGGATTTTGCTAAAAAATTTGAAGATATGGGTGCGAAATATTTACATATTGTAGATTTAAATGGGGCATTTGCCGGAAAACCACAGAATTTGAAGGTGATTGAGCAGATTCTGTATTCTACATCGTTAAAAGTGCAGCTTGGCGGTGGGATTCGCAATGAGGAGAGTATTAGGACTTATACGCAAATGGGTGTATCAAGGGTGATACTCGGCTCTGTGGCGATGAAAGATTGGAATTTTACGAAGCGAATGGCGCAGGTTTATCCCATAGCTGTGGGGATTGACGCGCGTGATGGTAAGGTAGCAACACAAGGTTGGGCGCAAGAAAGCAGTATGGATTCAAATGAATTAGCAAAAAAATTTGCAGGAAGCGCAGTAGAGGCGATTATTTGCACTGATATTAATCGCGATGGTGCGCTAAGCGGTATCAATGTATCTTTTACGGAAAATATTGCTTCAAATAGCGGAATCTATACGATTGCGAGCGGTGGATTTGCAAGTATAGATGAACTAAATGCACTGAGTAAGAATCCACACATTAGTGGCGTTATCATAGGCAAGGCATTTTATGAGGGGAAAATAGACATTAAACAGGCTTTGAGGCTTTATGCTCACTAA
- a CDS encoding chemotaxis response regulator CheY yields the protein MKLLVVDDSSTMRRIIKNTLQRLGYEDILEAEHGVEAWQIMDTTEGIQVLITDWNMPEMNGLELVKKVRADERYTSIPIIMVTTEGGKAEVITALKAGVNNYIVKPFTPQVLKEKLEVVLGVSE from the coding sequence TTGAAACTACTAGTTGTTGATGATAGCTCCACAATGAGAAGAATCATAAAAAACACACTTCAACGTTTGGGATATGAAGATATTTTGGAGGCTGAACACGGCGTAGAAGCGTGGCAAATTATGGATACTACCGAAGGGATACAAGTGCTTATTACCGATTGGAATATGCCTGAAATGAATGGACTTGAGCTTGTCAAAAAAGTGCGTGCTGATGAGCGATATACATCTATCCCTATTATTATGGTTACAACAGAAGGTGGTAAGGCAGAGGTAATTACTGCGCTTAAAGCCGGAGTGAATAATTATATTGTGAAACCTTTTACACCGCAAGTGCTAAAAGAAAAGCTCGAAGTTGTGCTAGGTGTGAGTGAATAA